In a genomic window of Quercus lobata isolate SW786 chromosome 4, ValleyOak3.0 Primary Assembly, whole genome shotgun sequence:
- the LOC115988121 gene encoding protein SRG1-like gives MALASSESLEWSLPVASVQELAIQKLDMVPLRYVRDDLDQTTPSNPSLRVPLIDMNKLVNPEFREKELQKLHFACQEWGVFQIINHGVFDESLSKMREQVQEFFDLPLQEKKRWAQKPGSLEGYGQAFVTSEEQKLEWNDMIFLKTLPLQDRSLNFWPKNPQEFRKTLESYSEDMRNVAVSIVRFITMGLGLEAQNFCDTFKEGTYEIRMNCYPPCPEPERVIGLNPHADISGITLLLECGDTPGLQVLKDEHWVNVEPVNGAIVVNLGHIMEIISNGNYKAPDHRAVVNNSKQRMSIVTFCYPNPSVDIGPAEMLIKSGSPPVYKTLTNAEYFHSFFNRKLEVSFIDSLKI, from the exons ATGGCTTTGGCATCTTCAGAGAGCCTTGAATGGTCTCTACCAGTTGCAAGTGTTCAAGAGCTTGCAATCCAAAAGCTTGATATGGTGCCACTTAGATATGTAAGGGATGACTTGGACCAGACTACTCCTTCCAATCCTTCTCTTCGTGTACCTTTGATTGATATGAACAAGTTGGTCAACCCAGAATTCCGTGAAAAAGAGCTCCAAAAGCTTCACTTTGCATGTCAAGAATGGGGAGTTTTCCAG ATTATAAACCATGGAGTTTTTGATGAATCACTAAGCAAAATGAGAGAGCAAGTTCAAGAGTTCTTTGACCTTCCTTTGCAAGAGAAGAAACGTTGGGCTCAGAAACCAGGAAGTCTCGAAGGTTATGGTCAGGCATTTGTGACTTCAGAGGAACAAAAGTTGGAGTGGAATGACATGATCTTCCTCAAAACTCTTCCCCTTCAAGATAGAAGTTTGAATTTCTGGCCAAAAAATCCTCAGGAGTTCAG AAAAACTCTGGAATCTTATTCTGAAGATATGAGGAATGTGGCAGTTTCTATCGTAAGGTTCATAACCATGGGGCTTGGACTTGAGGCTCAAAATTTTTGTGACACTTTTAAAGAAGGAACGTACGAAATAAGGATGAATTGCTATCCTCCTTGTCCCGAACCTGAACGTGTTATTGGCCTTAATCCACATGCTGACATCTCCGGTATAACCCTCTTACTTGAGTGCGGCGACACGCCAGGATTGCAGGTTTTGAAAGACGAACACTGGGTTAATGTTGAGCCTGTCAATGGTGCAATTGTTGTAAACCTTGGCCATATCATGGAG ATTATAAGCAATGGGAATTACAAAGCCCCAGATCATAGAGCAGTGGTGAACAATTCAAAACAAAGAATGTCAATTGTTACTTTCTGCTATCCCAATCCATCTGTGGATATTGGACCCGCAGAGATGCTTATCAAGTCAGGAAGCCCACCTGTATACAAGACCCTAACAAATGCTGAGTATTTTCATAGCTTTTTCAATCGAAAGCTTGAAGTTTCATTCATTGACAGCCTGAAAATCTAA